One part of the Schistocerca piceifrons isolate TAMUIC-IGC-003096 chromosome 2, iqSchPice1.1, whole genome shotgun sequence genome encodes these proteins:
- the LOC124775348 gene encoding retinitis pigmentosa 1-like 1 protein, with translation MPEVREAEAEVREAEGEVREAEGEVREAEGEVREAEGEVREAEGEVREAEGEVREAEGEVREAEGEVREAEGEVREAEGEVREAEGEVREAEGEVREAEGEVREAEGEVREAEGEVREAEGEVREAEGEVREAEGQVREAEGQVREAEGEVREAEGEVREAEGEVREAEGEVREAEGEVREAEGEVREAEGEVREAEGEVREAEGEVREAEGEVREAEGEVREAEGEVREAEGEVREAEGEVREAEGEVREAEGEVREAEGEVREAEGEVREAEGEVREAEGEVREAEGEVREAEGEVREAEGEVREAEGEVREAEGEVREAEGEVREAEGEVREAEGEVREAEGEVREAEGEVREAEVEVREAEVREAEVREAEVREAEVREAEVREAEVREAEVREAEVREAEVREAEVREAEVREAEVREAEVREAEVREAEVREAEVREAEVREAEVREAEVREAEVREAEVREAEVREAEVREAEVREAEVREAEVREAEGEVREAEGEVREAEGEVREAEGEVREAEGEVREAEGEVREAEGEVREAEGEVREAEGEVREAEGEVREAEGEVREAEGEVREAEGEVREAEGEVREAEGEVREAEGEVREAEGEVREAEGEVREAEGEVREAEGEVREAEGEASCKRAILHVGVTYTKAIILLPVSVSVLLTGRC, from the exons ATGCCAG aagtaagagaagcagaagcagaagtaagagaagcagaaggagaagtaagagaagcagaaggagaagtaagagaagcagaaggagaagtaagagaagcagaaggagaagtaagagaagcagaaggagaagtaagagaagcagaaggagaagtaagagaagcagaaggagaagtaagagaagcagaaggagaagtaagagaagcagaaggagaagtaagagaagcagaaggagaagtaagagaagcagaaggagaagtaagagaagcagaaggagaagtaagagaagcagaaggagaagtaagagaagcagaaggagaagtaagagaagcagaaggagaagtaagagaagcagaaggagaagtaagagaagcagaaggagaagtaagagaagcagaaggacaagtaagagaagcagaaggacaagtaagagaagcagaaggagaagtaagagaagcagaaggagaagtaagagaagcagaaggagaagtaagagaagcagaaggagaagtaagagaagcagaaggagaagtaagagaagcagaaggagaagtaagagaagcagaaggagaagtaagagaagcagaaggagaagtaagagaagcagaaggagaagtaagagaagcagaaggagaagtaagagaagcagaaggagaagtaagagaagcagaaggagaagtaagagaagcagaaggagaagtaagagaagcagaaggagaagtaagagaagcagaaggagaagtaagagaagcagaaggagaagtaagagaagcagaaggagaagtaagagaagcagaaggagaagtaagagaagcagaaggagaagtaagagaagcagaaggagaagtaagagaagcagaaggagaagtaagagaagcagaaggagaagtaagagaagcagaaggagaagtaagagaagcagaaggagaagtaagagaagcagaaggagaagtaagagaagcagaaggagaagtaagagaagcagaaggagaagtaagagaagcagaaggagaagtaagagaagcagaaggagaagtaagagaagcagaaggagaagtaagagaagcagaagtagaagtaagagaagcagaagtaagagaagcagaagtaagagaagcagaagtaagagaagcagaagtaagagaagcagaagtaagagaagcagaagtaagagaagcagaagtaagagaagcagaagtaagagaagcagaagtaagagaagcagaagtaagagaagcagaagtaagagaagcagaagtaagagaagcagaagtaagagaagcagaagtaagagaagcagaagtaagagaagcagaagtaagagaagcagaagtaagagaagcagaagtaagagaagcagaagtaagagaagcagaagtaagagaagcagaagtaagagaagcagaagtaagagaagcagaagtaagagaagcagaagtaagagaagcagaagtaagagaagcagaagtaagagaagcagaaggagaagtaagagaagcagaaggagaagtaagagaagcagaaggagaagtaagagaagcagaaggagaagtaagagaagcagaaggagaagtaagagaagcagaaggagaagtaagagaagcagaaggagaagtaagagaagcagaaggagaagtaagagaagcagaaggagaagtaagagaagcagaaggagaagtaagagaagcagaaggagaagtaagagaagcagaaggagaagtaagagaagcagaaggagaagtaagagaagcagaaggagaagtaagagaagcagaaggagaagtaagagaagcagaaggagaagtaagagaagcagaaggagaagtaagagaagcagaaggagaagtaagagaagcagaaggagaagtaagagaagcagaaggagaagtaagagaagcagaaggagaa GCCAGCTGCAAAAGAGCAATCCTTCATGTAGGAGTTACATACACAAAAGCAATAATATTACTTCCTGTTTCTGTATCTGTGCTACTCACTGGTAGATGCTAA